In Artemia franciscana chromosome 4, ASM3288406v1, whole genome shotgun sequence, a single window of DNA contains:
- the LOC136026243 gene encoding uncharacterized protein LOC136026243 isoform X3: MLAAGSNGVGAIQRIRNLLKFNPNLVLLKLALFLHYGGVSAIFPYYTVHMKSIGLSIEEISTISTCLPFVSLICSPIAGMISDKLGQYRYVLIGTLIAAVISQTCILLADARIPDGFEAYNASAILYSINNETQIQITSDTWNTSSPLLAMRFVIPPSETQHCVREETFITFIPKEKEGLIATGDVDLDITECITPVEIEIIGLRLEDESRDAEYQASHIRGFWIYFLVRGVSTAMLASTFCSFDAITLAMVKEHNGDYGKQRFFSMFGLSTVSPFVGILADWLGSLKGYRDYSSIFLVGHTFWLVAALLVWKLDVKADKPEGSFLTNLQQLLTIPEIPIFLVFMLFLGTNFGFMDNYLFIFLVDDIKTPNFLLGLSVTVGCIFGLPFLCFSNKIIKEVGIVTIIVVAFWSYAVRYIGFSLMTNPWNTLVLECLKFLSYHMLHSAACKFCSIKAPKGLLATLTAVYCSTHYQLGRSSGAFVGGILISRFGTRETFKILAYAALLFGTCYWLTDVLVLKRIESKRIQRMKETEEESKTPFFSNS; this comes from the exons GAGTATCTGCTATATTTCCCTATTACACAGTCCACATGAAAAGCATTGGCCTGAGCATTGAAGAGATCAGTACAATTTCAACGTGTCTACCCTTTGTTTCTTTGATTTGTAGCCCCATTGCTG GTATGATATCCGACAAGCTTGGTCAATATCGCTACGTTCTAATTGGGACTCTGATTGCTGCTGTTATATCCCAAACTTGTATTTTACTTGCTGATGCAAGAATTCCTGATGGATTTGAAGCCTATAATGCTTCTGCTATTCTCTACTCTATCAACAATGAAACACAAATCCAAATAACGAGTGACACGTGGAACACGTCGTcaccattattagcaatgaggTTTGTAATACCTCCTAGCGAAACTCAACATTGTGTTCGTGAAGAAACATTCATAACCTTTATACCCAAAGAGAAAGAGGGTCTTATCGCTACGGGAGATGTAGATTTAGACATAACAGAATGCATAACCCCAGTGGAAATTGAGATTATTGGGCTACGCCTTGAAGATGAAAGTCGAGATGCTGAATATCAGGCTAGTCATATACGTGGCTTTTGGATTTATTTCTTAGTAAGAGGGGTGTCCACAGCAATGCTTGCTAGCACTTTTTGCTCATTTGATGCAATAACATTAGCTATGGTCAAGGAGCATAACGGAGACTATGGAAAACAAAGATTCTTCTCTATGTTTGGACTATCGACCGTCTCCCCCTTTGTTGGCATCCTTGCTGATTGGCTTGGCTCATTGAAAG ggtaCAGAGACTACTCTTCAATTTTTCTCgtgggacatactttttggcttGTTGCCGCACTTCTTGTATGGAAACTGGACGTTAAG GCCGATAAACCTGAGGGGTCTTTTCTTACGAATCTCCAACAGTTGCTTACGATACCTGAGATACCGATATTTCTTGTGTTTATGTTGTTTCTTGGAACTAATTTTGGATTTATGGATAATtaccttttcattttccttgttGACGACATCAAAACTCCAAATTTTTTGCTTG gTTTGTCTGTAACTGTCGGATGCATTTTTGGACTCCCTTTTCTCTgtttttccaataaaattatAAAGGAGGTTGGAATAGTGACAATTATTGTAGTGGCATTTTGGTCGTATGCCGTTAGATACATTGGATTTAGCCTCATGAC AAACCCATGGAATACTTTGGTGCTGGAGTGCCTAAAATTCCTGTCTTACCATATGTTACACAGTGCAGCATGCAAATTCTGCTCAATCAAAGCGCCAAAAGGGCTTCTGGCAACCCTGACTGCAGTGTATTGTTCTACTCATTACCAGCTTG GCAGAAGCAGTGGTGCATTTGTTGGGGGAATTCTCATATCTCGTTTTGGGACAAGGGAAACTTTTAAGATACTCGCATATGCAGCTTTACTATTTGGCACATGCTATTGGTTGACTGACGTTCTTGTATTGAAACGAATTGAAAGCAAGAGGATACAGC gaatGAAAGAAACAGAAGAAGAGTCCAAAACACCTTTCTTTTCCAATTCATAG
- the LOC136026243 gene encoding uncharacterized protein LOC136026243 isoform X2 has translation MTNLVSVSAGSNGVGAIQRIRNLLKFNPNLVLLKLALFLHYGGVSAIFPYYTVHMKSIGLSIEEISTISTCLPFVSLICSPIAGMISDKLGQYRYVLIGTLIAAVISQTCILLADARIPDGFEAYNASAILYSINNETQIQITSDTWNTSSPLLAMRFVIPPSETQHCVREETFITFIPKEKEGLIATGDVDLDITECITPVEIEIIGLRLEDESRDAEYQASHIRGFWIYFLVRGVSTAMLASTFCSFDAITLAMVKEHNGDYGKQRFFSMFGLSTVSPFVGILADWLGSLKGYRDYSSIFLVGHTFWLVAALLVWKLDVKADKPEGSFLTNLQQLLTIPEIPIFLVFMLFLGTNFGFMDNYLFIFLVDDIKTPNFLLGLSVTVGCIFGLPFLCFSNKIIKEVGIVTIIVVAFWSYAVRYIGFSLMTNPWNTLVLECLKFLSYHMLHSAACKFCSIKAPKGLLATLTAVYCSTHYQLGRSSGAFVGGILISRFGTRETFKILAYAALLFGTCYWLTDVLVLKRIESKRIQRMKETEEESKTPFFSNS, from the exons GAGTATCTGCTATATTTCCCTATTACACAGTCCACATGAAAAGCATTGGCCTGAGCATTGAAGAGATCAGTACAATTTCAACGTGTCTACCCTTTGTTTCTTTGATTTGTAGCCCCATTGCTG GTATGATATCCGACAAGCTTGGTCAATATCGCTACGTTCTAATTGGGACTCTGATTGCTGCTGTTATATCCCAAACTTGTATTTTACTTGCTGATGCAAGAATTCCTGATGGATTTGAAGCCTATAATGCTTCTGCTATTCTCTACTCTATCAACAATGAAACACAAATCCAAATAACGAGTGACACGTGGAACACGTCGTcaccattattagcaatgaggTTTGTAATACCTCCTAGCGAAACTCAACATTGTGTTCGTGAAGAAACATTCATAACCTTTATACCCAAAGAGAAAGAGGGTCTTATCGCTACGGGAGATGTAGATTTAGACATAACAGAATGCATAACCCCAGTGGAAATTGAGATTATTGGGCTACGCCTTGAAGATGAAAGTCGAGATGCTGAATATCAGGCTAGTCATATACGTGGCTTTTGGATTTATTTCTTAGTAAGAGGGGTGTCCACAGCAATGCTTGCTAGCACTTTTTGCTCATTTGATGCAATAACATTAGCTATGGTCAAGGAGCATAACGGAGACTATGGAAAACAAAGATTCTTCTCTATGTTTGGACTATCGACCGTCTCCCCCTTTGTTGGCATCCTTGCTGATTGGCTTGGCTCATTGAAAG ggtaCAGAGACTACTCTTCAATTTTTCTCgtgggacatactttttggcttGTTGCCGCACTTCTTGTATGGAAACTGGACGTTAAG GCCGATAAACCTGAGGGGTCTTTTCTTACGAATCTCCAACAGTTGCTTACGATACCTGAGATACCGATATTTCTTGTGTTTATGTTGTTTCTTGGAACTAATTTTGGATTTATGGATAATtaccttttcattttccttgttGACGACATCAAAACTCCAAATTTTTTGCTTG gTTTGTCTGTAACTGTCGGATGCATTTTTGGACTCCCTTTTCTCTgtttttccaataaaattatAAAGGAGGTTGGAATAGTGACAATTATTGTAGTGGCATTTTGGTCGTATGCCGTTAGATACATTGGATTTAGCCTCATGAC AAACCCATGGAATACTTTGGTGCTGGAGTGCCTAAAATTCCTGTCTTACCATATGTTACACAGTGCAGCATGCAAATTCTGCTCAATCAAAGCGCCAAAAGGGCTTCTGGCAACCCTGACTGCAGTGTATTGTTCTACTCATTACCAGCTTG GCAGAAGCAGTGGTGCATTTGTTGGGGGAATTCTCATATCTCGTTTTGGGACAAGGGAAACTTTTAAGATACTCGCATATGCAGCTTTACTATTTGGCACATGCTATTGGTTGACTGACGTTCTTGTATTGAAACGAATTGAAAGCAAGAGGATACAGC gaatGAAAGAAACAGAAGAAGAGTCCAAAACACCTTTCTTTTCCAATTCATAG